In Anaerobacillus alkaliphilus, one genomic interval encodes:
- a CDS encoding DEAD/DEAH box helicase produces MATFNDFGLDQQIIRAISDMGFEEATPIQAQTIPTAISGKDLVGQAQTGTGKTAAFGIPLIEKANTNDPDIQSVILTPTRELAVQIAEELNKIGNFKGVKALPIYGGQDISRQMRALKQRPQIIVATPGRFMDHMRRKTIRLQSISIVVLDEADEMLNMGFVEDIETILAEVPESRQTLLFSATMPKRIQALAQKFLREPEFITVKAKEMTVENIEQQYMELAEKQKFDALCRMLDIHTPELAIVFGRTKRRVDELSEALLKRGYIAEGIHGDLNQAKRDSVIRKFKESTIEVLVATDVAARGIDVSGVTHVYNFDIPQDPESYVHRIGRTGRAGKTGLALMFVTPREIDHLKSIEKMTNRKITRINVPTFAEAIEGQQRLTIDKLLETVEEKEYLAYKNSAEQLLEEIDSVTLVAAALKMLVKEPNTTPVKITGEAPLRVKKAHFDGKKGGGGGNYRGGGSGGGRDRDRDRNRGGGGGGGSRPRKEGEGRPPRNNAERSFKKRNRNKTSQ; encoded by the coding sequence TTGGCAACTTTTAATGACTTTGGTTTAGACCAACAAATTATTCGCGCAATATCAGATATGGGGTTTGAGGAGGCAACACCAATTCAAGCTCAAACAATTCCAACAGCAATCTCAGGAAAAGATTTAGTTGGGCAAGCACAAACAGGAACGGGGAAAACAGCTGCATTTGGGATTCCGTTAATTGAGAAAGCAAATACGAATGATCCTGATATTCAGTCAGTTATTTTGACACCAACAAGAGAATTAGCGGTTCAGATCGCTGAAGAACTAAATAAAATCGGTAACTTTAAGGGAGTTAAAGCTTTACCAATCTACGGTGGCCAAGATATTAGCCGTCAAATGCGCGCCCTTAAGCAACGCCCGCAAATTATTGTAGCAACACCAGGACGCTTTATGGACCATATGCGTCGTAAAACGATTCGTTTACAATCAATTAGCATCGTTGTTCTTGATGAAGCAGATGAAATGTTAAATATGGGCTTTGTTGAGGATATTGAAACAATTTTAGCTGAGGTTCCTGAATCTCGCCAAACATTGTTGTTCTCAGCAACGATGCCGAAACGTATTCAAGCACTTGCGCAAAAATTCTTACGTGAGCCTGAATTTATTACAGTTAAAGCAAAAGAAATGACAGTTGAAAACATTGAGCAACAATATATGGAATTAGCAGAAAAGCAAAAGTTCGATGCACTTTGTCGTATGCTTGATATTCATACGCCAGAACTTGCGATTGTCTTTGGTCGTACAAAGCGTCGTGTTGATGAGCTTTCAGAAGCGCTACTTAAGCGTGGGTATATTGCTGAGGGGATCCATGGCGATTTAAACCAAGCAAAACGTGACAGTGTTATCCGTAAGTTTAAAGAGTCAACAATTGAAGTGCTTGTAGCAACAGACGTAGCTGCTCGTGGGATTGATGTTAGTGGTGTTACTCACGTTTATAACTTTGATATTCCTCAAGATCCTGAAAGCTATGTTCACCGTATCGGTCGTACAGGTCGTGCTGGTAAAACAGGTTTAGCACTTATGTTTGTTACACCAAGAGAGATTGACCACTTGAAGTCAATTGAGAAAATGACGAATCGTAAAATTACTCGTATCAATGTTCCAACATTTGCTGAGGCAATTGAAGGACAACAACGTTTAACGATCGATAAGCTTTTAGAAACAGTCGAAGAAAAAGAATATTTAGCATACAAGAATAGTGCTGAGCAGTTACTAGAAGAAATTGATTCTGTAACACTTGTTGCAGCAGCGTTAAAGATGCTTGTGAAAGAACCAAACACTACTCCTGTTAAGATTACAGGTGAAGCGCCACTTCGTGTGAAAAAAGCGCACTTTGATGGTAAAAAAGGCGGCGGCGGTGGAAATTACCGTGGCGGCGGCAGTGGTGGAGGAAGAGACCGAGACCGTGATCGTAACCGCGGTGGCGGTGGAGGTGGCGGTAGCCGTCCTCGTAAAGAAGGCGAAGGACGTCCACCAAGAAACAACGCAGAGCGCAGCTTTAAAAAGCGCAATCGCAATAAAACAAGTCAATAA
- a CDS encoding NAD(P)/FAD-dependent oxidoreductase: protein MDLQTGRFYWPTTIGHHPNYPQLEEDLTCDVLIIGGGSSGAQCAYYLSQYDLDVVVVDKREIGSGSTSANTALIQYSGDKMFFELANTFGEDRAARHLKICQKAIDEIEKLAKDIPIDCHFTRRDSLYYASSQDDVKKIDQEYQLLKKHDFDVVYMTEAELIKLYPFQTPAAIYSYNDAELNPLAFTYGLLEKAKSNGVKIFSNTEVIRKKAEEDYVQYFTTSQKLIKAKKVIVAAGYEGLEVKKEKNALITSSYAIISKPVEEFWHKRTLIWETARPYFYMRTTPDNRIIFGGLDETTEFADRRNSMLLHKRDLLVKEFTKLFPSIKFEPEFYLAAFYGGTHDGMPILGIYEDIPNSYFLYGYGDNGTVYSTVLAQMISELIVKGSHPDLDLYIQTRPTLSSVIK, encoded by the coding sequence ATGGACTTACAAACTGGTAGATTTTATTGGCCAACAACGATTGGTCATCATCCTAATTATCCTCAACTAGAAGAAGACCTTACATGTGACGTTTTAATTATCGGTGGCGGTAGTTCAGGTGCCCAGTGCGCCTATTATTTATCGCAATACGATCTAGACGTAGTTGTTGTTGATAAGCGAGAAATTGGCTCAGGAAGTACTTCTGCAAATACAGCTTTAATTCAATATTCTGGTGACAAAATGTTTTTCGAGTTAGCCAACACTTTTGGCGAAGACCGCGCTGCACGACATCTTAAGATTTGTCAAAAAGCAATTGATGAAATTGAAAAATTAGCTAAAGATATTCCTATCGATTGCCATTTCACAAGAAGAGATAGTCTTTATTATGCTAGCTCACAAGATGATGTAAAGAAAATTGATCAAGAATATCAGCTTCTAAAAAAGCATGACTTTGATGTTGTTTATATGACGGAAGCGGAGCTTATAAAGCTATACCCTTTTCAAACTCCCGCAGCTATCTACTCCTATAACGATGCTGAATTAAATCCGCTAGCATTTACATACGGACTTTTAGAAAAAGCGAAGAGCAATGGAGTTAAGATTTTTTCAAACACTGAGGTAATTCGAAAAAAAGCTGAAGAAGATTATGTCCAATATTTTACGACGAGTCAAAAATTGATTAAGGCCAAAAAAGTAATCGTTGCTGCTGGCTATGAGGGTTTAGAGGTTAAAAAAGAAAAGAATGCTCTCATTACAAGTTCGTATGCCATCATCTCTAAGCCTGTTGAAGAATTCTGGCATAAGCGCACTTTAATTTGGGAAACTGCGCGCCCTTACTTTTATATGAGAACAACTCCAGACAATCGAATTATCTTCGGTGGCCTTGATGAGACAACAGAATTTGCTGACCGACGGAACTCCATGCTTTTACATAAGCGTGATTTGTTAGTAAAAGAATTTACTAAATTGTTCCCTAGTATTAAATTTGAACCTGAATTCTACTTGGCAGCTTTTTACGGCGGCACTCATGATGGTATGCCGATTTTGGGAATTTATGAAGATATCCCTAACAGTTATTTTCTCTATGGGTATGGGGATAACGGGACTGTATATAGTACAGTTCTTGCACAGATGATTAGTGAATTAATTGTTAAAGGTTCTCATCCGGATTTAGATTTATATATTCAAACAAGACCTACTCTTTCTAGTGTGATAAAATAA
- a CDS encoding histidinol-phosphatase HisJ family protein, producing the protein MFDYHVHSLFSADSKMKMEDACQAAISAGVKEIAFTEHIDYFYPNCDLIFDFDYAEYGKAVDEVRLQFQDKLTVLKAVEIGIHPFKHVENQAFANENFFDFIIGSVHLADDKDLHNGDYFEGKSLNEAVETYFLTINQYVKEFHDFNVLGHLTLIKRYLHFVKSHWTDVRWANYYDIIEDTFKALIDSGRGIEVNMSGFRYRIDCALPDLPFLKLYKETGGEIITVGTDAHSKHFVGKHLDLGYELLQSAGFKYVTTFRERKPRFVQLK; encoded by the coding sequence ATGTTTGATTATCATGTACATTCATTATTTAGTGCTGATTCAAAAATGAAAATGGAAGATGCTTGCCAGGCTGCGATTTCTGCTGGTGTAAAAGAAATAGCATTTACTGAACATATTGATTACTTTTACCCAAATTGTGATTTAATCTTTGATTTTGATTATGCCGAGTATGGCAAGGCTGTTGATGAGGTAAGGTTACAGTTCCAGGATAAGCTTACCGTTCTAAAAGCGGTCGAAATTGGCATTCACCCTTTCAAGCATGTTGAAAATCAAGCATTTGCCAACGAAAACTTTTTCGACTTTATCATCGGTTCAGTTCATCTGGCTGACGATAAAGATTTACATAATGGCGACTACTTTGAAGGTAAGAGCTTGAATGAAGCGGTTGAGACGTATTTTTTAACAATTAATCAATATGTCAAAGAGTTTCATGATTTTAACGTCTTAGGTCATTTAACTTTGATTAAGCGTTACTTGCATTTTGTAAAATCTCATTGGACTGATGTTCGCTGGGCGAATTACTATGACATTATTGAAGATACGTTCAAGGCGTTAATTGACTCGGGCAGAGGCATTGAGGTCAATATGTCTGGCTTCCGGTACCGGATTGATTGCGCGTTGCCAGACCTGCCTTTTTTGAAGCTGTATAAGGAGACTGGCGGCGAGATTATTACCGTTGGGACAGACGCTCATAGCAAGCATTTTGTTGGAAAGCATTTAGATTTAGGGTATGAGCTACTCCAGAGTGCAGGATTTAAGTATGTGACGACTTTTCGAGAGCGTAAGCCGAGGTTTGTTCAATTAAAATAA